The Macaca mulatta isolate MMU2019108-1 chromosome 9, T2T-MMU8v2.0, whole genome shotgun sequence genomic sequence CCTCAAGGAGGAAGAGAGCATGGCTTATTGGAGAAACCGAGACCTGTACTGCAGAGTAGTGGGAGAGGACACGCTGGAGCAGAAGTCTGGTGGGGAAGACTTTGTAAGCTATATTAAAGAGTTTAAACCTAATCCTAAGAGCAGTAAAATGCCATTGAAGGGACTTAGGGAGGGTCTCAGGCAGTGATCAGATATGCATTTAAAAAGCTTCTGGCTGTTTTTGAACCCTGGAGGGAGAAGGTTTGGTGGGGGAAAGCTAGTTGGGAGGTTTTTGAAGTTAGAGGTGCTGATGGCTGGCTCACTTTTAGCCTGGGCTTAGCACTTGGATGATCTTGGTACTCTGGGAGCTGTGCTATTTGGGAATTGAGTGATGGGTGAGGTCAGGTGTAAGGGTGTGTCTGAATGGACACCTGATGGAGGTGAAGATGAGTGGTTCATAGAGAGCTGGGCATTGTCTTGAGATTCCAGCCTAGTCGCTGGGGCTCTGGTAGGTAGGTGGTGGCAGAGGAAGTGGAGTTGCAGCCTCTTGGCTCATCCTGGAGTGTTTGCTGAGCCAGGTGCTATTCAGGTGCAGGTTTGTAATTATAGGATTGTGAAGGCCTGGGAGGAGTTAGTGCCTAAAACCTACCACCTTTCACTTATTCTCTGGGCCTGGCCTCCTAACGCGTCCTTAACCAACCTTTCCTTTCCCTGGGCGTTGGTACCCAGCTCTGTTAGGAGGGTATatattgtggtggtggtggggggggacacctgttgcttttttcttttggaagtggTGCAGAATTTCACTTTgcagaaggggaaaagaaaagtcTTGCCTGTCTGTATGTGATCCTGTTCTCAGGCCTTTTTACTTCATGTTTCCTATACAGTAGTTTCCCCTTATCCACAGTTTCTGTTAACCTGCCGTCAACTGGGGTCTAAAAATACGTGAGTACAGTACAGTGAGATATTCTGAGAGCCAGGGAGAGACTACATTcatgtaacttttattacagtatattgttttaattgttctattttattattaatttcttattATGCCTAATTTATAACTTAAACTTCATCGTTGGTAGGTATTGTATGTATCAATACATACCAATGTATTGGTAGTATCTGTGGTTTTAGGCAtctactgggggtcttggaacttATCCCTCtaggataaggggggactactgtagcGGAGATCCCTGTGGCTCTGGCCTCACCACTACCATTCTAGTCCCTTCTGGCCCTGCCAACACCCACACTCTTGACAGGTCTGGGCGGGCTGCTTGATGCCTAATACAAGAGACCATAAATGCAGCTAGTTCTTAGAGGAGTGTCGGGCGGGGCCTTTCCATCTAGGGAATCAAGCTTTCTCTTCACTTGCTCTCACCTGCTAGGAGTGGGGAAGAGGCCCTTTGCTTGGAATTACCATTGAGAGGTTGAGTGTCTCACCGTTGAGCTTTCAAAATAAGtgtcagccgggcgtggtggctcgtgcttgtaatcccagcacttccgggggccgagtcgggtggatcacttgaggttaggagtttgagaccagcctggccaatatggtgaaaccttgtctctactaaaaatacaaaaattagctgggcatggtggtgggcgcctataatgccagctgctccggaggctgaggcaggagaatcgcttgaacccaggagtccaaACCCGGGAGTTTCACGGGGCTGGGGGTAGTGGGGTGGGGTGTGATTGCCAGAAAACTTAATGCTGCAGAAAAGTCTATGATTTTAGAGTTGTGAGGAGAGATCACCGTGGGCTGGAAGCTGGGGTGTCTTCTTGAAGAAGATAGGATTTGCACTAAGCAGAGAGCAGAGACCTAAATGGGGTTTGAGGTAGGTGAGGTTGTGCAGCTGCAGCTGTCTCTTTGCTGACCTCTTTTGCTTTGGTGAGCCCCTCAGACTGTTATTTTCACTGCTGCCAGTAGATGATTCTGAACAATCttgatttttctgatgtttttacTCCCGGGTTTTAATCTCCTGTGACTTTAGCTGTTTCTGGTTGGAGCCGAAATGTTTTTCTGCCCCAGAAGGTCCTTGAAAACTGCCATCCTGGCTGGGGCTTTTGCTCGTAGGTTGTGCTTCTCTGCCCTGCTAGCCCGGAAGTTTGGCAACAGTGGGGCAGCTGCTGAGTTTGGGCCCAGCAGTGGAGGGTACCTGATTTATGGAGCATACCAATCAGCTGCTGCCAGAGGGCTCATACCCTTCTCGCCTTCTTCTCTGCTCCAGGTGCTGCTGCACGAGGAAGGGGGTGATTCTGGCTTTGTTAGTCTGTCTCGGCTGGGCCCATCTCTGAGGGACAAGGACCTGGAAATGGAGGAGCTAATGCTGCAGGATGAGACGCTGCTGGGGACCATGCAGAGCTACATGGATGCCTCCCTCATCTCCCTCATCGAGGATTTTGGGAGCCTTGGAGAGGTGAGCTGGGGCTGGGCTTGGATATCTTCAAGCCGGAGCTTTACATGGGAGGCTCTAGCTAAAATTCTTGGCATGGCTCTGCTCTCCCAGGACTTTAGCTTCTTCCTGGGTGCCCAACCTGAACCCTTCAAGTGTATTTTTTGTCTCTAAGAGGGAAATAGGCTGCAGGCTGCCAGATTATGTCCCATGTAAGAATTCCTTGCCTAACTTGGACTGTAGTCCAAGGCCTTTCCCACTGTCTAGGCCCCTGAACTGCATGTCCAGAGGGTTCTGATCTCTGTTTTTGAGGTCATTTCTAGCCTAGCCGATGGTTGTCTGCTGAGCGTCCCACATCTTATTTGAGGGTAGGGGAATGTGTGAAGCCCAAGCTTGAGTCAAGTCTGACAGGTCCCTGTTGACACCAGAGAGCTGGTGGATGGTAACTGAGATCGGAATCTATGCCTTCTGGTATTCAGATCCCTCTTGCTGCCCCATTAGCTgagttgaacctgggagactgatTCTTTCGATATCCAGTCCTTAGTGGCATAGTAGGTCATTAGGGATGTTGGTAGGACCTTCTGGTTGTTTTTCTGGAGCAGAGCAGGTTATCTCTGGAGGACCAGAATGAAGTGTCGCTGCTCACGGCTCTGACGGAGATCTTGGACAATGCAGATTCTGAGAACCTTTCTCCATTTGACAGCATTCCTGATTCGGAGCTGCTTGTGTCACCCCGGGAGGGCTCCTCTGTGAGTGTGGGACCAGGGGAAGGGGATTGGTATGAAGTTTAGACCCATGCCTGTGGACCTACTCATATAGCTCTGAAGCATAGACTGATCTCAGGTCTTTCTTTCCTCTTAGCTACACAAGCTGCTTACTCTCTCTCGGACACCTCCAGAACGTGACCTCATCACCCCAGTTGACCCATTGGGGCCCAGTACAGGCAGCAGTAGAGGGAGTGGGGTAAGCCTGACCTAGGGGGCTTCAGAAACTCCCAGGTGGGAGGAATGTGTGGGGACAGGTCTGGAAAATACTTTCCCAAAGAAAACTCCTCCTGAGACTTCTCTTCTCTCCTGCAGGTTGAAATGTCTCTTCCAGATCCCCCTTGGGACTtctcccctccttctttcttaGAGACTTCTTCCCCCAAGCTTCCCAGCTGGAGGCCCCCAAGATCAAGACCACGCTGGGGCCAATCCCCACCTCCCCAGCAGCGCAGTgatggagaagaagaagaggaggtggCCAGCTTCAGTGGCCAGATTCTTGCTGGGGAGCTTGACAACTGTGTGAGCAGTACCCCGGACTTCCCCATGCATTTGGCCTGCCCTGAGGAGGAAGATAAAGCAACAGCAGCAGAGACGGCAGTGCCAGCAGCTGGTGATGAGAGCATCTCCTCCCTGAGTGAGCTGGTGCGGGCCATGCACCCATACTGCCTGCCCAACCTCACCCAACTGGCATCACTTGAGGCTGAGCTTCAGGAGCAGCCAGATGATCTGACGCTGCCTGAGGGCTGTGTAGTGCTGGAGATTGTGGGCCAGGCAGCCACAGCTGGCGATGACCTGGAGATACCAGTTGTGGTGCGACAGGTCTCTCCTGGACCCCAGCCTGTGCTCCTGGATGACTCGCTAGAGACTAGTTCTGCCTTGCAGCTGCTGATGCCTACACTGGAGTCAGAGACGGAGGCTGCTGTGCCCAGGATAACCCTCTGCTCTGAGAAGAAGGGGTTGTCATTGAACTCAGAGGAGAAGCTGGACTCAGCCTGCTTATTGAAGCCCAGGGAGGTCATGGAGCCAGTGGTGCCCAAGGAGCCTCAGAACCCACCTGCCAATGCAGCACCGGGTTCCCAGAGAGCTCGAAAGGGCAGGAAGAAGAAGAGCAAGGAGCAGCCAGCAGCCTGTGTGGAAGGCTatgccaggaggctgaggtcatcTTCTCGTGGGCAGTCTGCCGTAGGTACGGAAGTGACCGCTCAGGTAGACAACTTGCAGAAACAGCCTCAGGAAGAACTTCAAAGAGAGTCTGGGCCTCTCCAGGGTAAGGGGAAGCCTCGGGCTTGGGCTCGGGCCTGGGCAGCTGCCTTGGAGAATTCTAGCCCTAAGAACTTGGAGAGAAGTGCTGGACAATGTAGTCCTGCTAAAGAAGGCCCTCTAGACCTCTACCCCAAGTTGACTGACACTATCCAAGCCAACCCTGTACCAACCCATCTCTCATTGGTCAACTCTGCCCAAGCCAGCCCCATGCCAGTTGACTCTGTTGAAGCTGATCCCACTGCAGTTGGCTCTGTTCTAGCTGGCCCTGTACCTGTTGACCCTGGGTTGGTTGACCTTGCTTCAACCAGTTCAGAACTGGTTGAGCCTCTCCCTGCTGGGCCAGTGCTGATCAACCCAGTCCTGGCTGACTCAGCAGCAGTTGACCCTGCAGTGGTTCCCATCTCAGATAACTTGCCACCAGTTGATGCTGTCCCATCTGGCCCAGCACCAGTTGATCTAGCACTAGTTGACCCTGTTCCTAATGACCTGACTGCAGTTGACCCAGTGCTAGTTAAGTCCAGACCAACTGATCCCAGACGTGCTGCAGTGTCATCAGCCCTGGGGGGTCCAGCCCCCCAGCTCCTCCTGGAGTCAGAGTCCTTGGACCCACCAAAGACCATCATCCCTGAAGTCAAAGAGGTTGTGGATTCTCTGAAAATTGAAAGTGGTACCAGTGCTACAACCCATGAAGCCAGACCTCGGCCTCTCAGCTTATCTGAATACCGGCGACGAAGGCAGCAACGCCAagcagaaacagaagagagaagtcCCCAGCCCCCAACTGGGAAGTGGCCTAGCCTTCCAGAGACTCCCACAGGACTGGCAGACATCCCTTGTCTTGTCATCCCACCAGCCCCAGCCAAGAAGACAGCTCTACAGAGAAGCCCTGAAGCGCCCCCTGAGACTTGCCTTGTGCCTGTAGGTCCCAGCCCTGCTTCTCCTGGTCCTGAGCCACCTGTAAGCAAATCTGTGGCCTCAGCTCTCACTGAGCAGGTGCCATCCCAGGAGATGCCATTGTTGGCGAGACCTTCCTCTCCTGTGCAGTCTGTGTCCCCTGTTGTGCCCACACCTCCTGCAATGCCTACTGCCCTGTCTTTCCCTGCAGGTGGGCTGGGCATACCCCCCAGTCTGCCGCCACCTCCCTTGCAGCCTCCTAGTCTTCCAGTGTCTATGGGTCCAGTCCTACCTGATCCATTTACTCACTATGCCCCCATGCCACCCTGGCCTTGTTATCCTCCTGTGTCCCCTTCTGGCTATCCTTGCCTGCCCCCCCCACCGACAGTGCCCCTAGTGTCTGGTACTCCTGGCGCCTATGCCATGCCTCCCACTTGCAATGTGCCTTGGGCACCCCCACCTGCCCCAGTCTCACCTTACAGTTCCACCTGTACCTATGGGTCCTTGGGATGGGGCCCAGGGCCTCAACATGCTCCATTCTGGTCTACTGTACCCCCGCCTCCTTTGCCTCCAGCCTCCGTTGGGAGAGCTGTTCCCCAAGCTAAGATGGAGTCTAGGGGCACTCCAGCTGGCCCTCCTGAAAATGTACTTCCCGTGTCGATGACTCCTCCCCTCAGTGGGCTACCTGGCCACGGAGCTCCACAGATAGAGCCTACCAAGGTGGAGGTCAAGCCAGTGCTTGCATCTCCCCATCCGAAACATAAGGTGTCTGCCCTGGTGCAAAGTCCCCGGCTGAAGGCTCCAGCGGCTCCAGCATGTGTGTCTGCTGAAGGTGTGACTGTTGAGGAGCCTGCATCAGAGGGGCTAaagcctgagacccaggagaccAGGCCCAGGGAGAAGCCCCCCTTGCCTGCTACCAAGGCTGTTCCGACACCAAGGCAGAGCACTGTCTCCAAGCTGCCTGCTGTCCACCCAGCCCGTCTAAGGAAGCTGTCCTTTCTGCCTACCCCACATACTCAGGGTTCTGAAGATGTGGTACAGGCTTTCATCAGTGAGATTGGTGAGTGCCACACAGTTCCCCTACATAGTCCCCAAGTTGGCTGGGGGACTCTTCTCTGTAGAACAGGATAAGCCACCCTGATGAGGCTGGCCTTTGTTGGATTTCTTTGGGGGAGTTTTTTGTtttcgttgttttgttttgagacggagtctggctgtgtcgccaggctggagtgcagtggcgcaatctcggctcactgcaacctccacctcccaggttcatgccattctcctgcctcagcctcccaagtagctgggactacaggtgcccaccaccatgtccagctaatttttgtatttctagtagagacgaggtttcaccatgttaggcaggttgatcttgatctcctgatcttgtgattcacccgcctcaaccttccaaagtgctgggattacaggcgtgagccgccgcgccagaccttttttttttttttttttttttttttttgagatggagtctccctctgtcgcccaggctggagtgcagtggcgcgatcttgactcactgcaacctccgcctcctgggttcaagcgattctcctgcctctgcctccccagtagctggcattataggtgctCACatccacacccggctaatttttatatttttagtggaggtgaggtttcaccatgttggccaggttggtctcaatctcttgacctcatgatccccccgcctcagccttccaaagtactgggattataggtgtgagccaccgtgcctagcctgtttctgtttttaagagatgaggtctccctgtgttgcccaggctggacttgaactcctgggctcaagtggtcctcccacctcagccttccaagtagcttggatttataggcacagatgtgtgccaccatgcctggctgtggaGGGTTCTTCAGAGGCAGAGCTCTGGGTTGGTTTGAATCCTTCATGCTTTGTGCTGCTACCTTGGTTCACTTAGTACAGAGGGCAGGGGGAGTGGAAAGGGAGAAGTGAGATGATTTGGGGGCTTCCTGGGACCTGTGTACTCAGTTGATAGGGGCTCGTTTTCAATCCTGTGTTGTGTGCCTCCACAGGTATTGAGGCATCGGACCTGTCCAGTCTGCTGGAGCAGTTTGAGAAATCAGAAGGTGAGGGAACATGGGTAGTTTTGTTCCAACTCTTTTTTTGGTGATACTTCTTTTGGGCCTAGCCCTGTAGTTGCTTTAACTAGGGTGAGAGGGGACAGCCTTAGCCACTAGAGCAGCTCCCTAATTGGAAGATGGAGACAAGATTGAACTGTGATGGTAATCCAAGCTAGGGACGGCAGTGATACAGGAAGGAAGGTATTATAAAAGAGTAGACTGagaatccaggccgggcgcggtggctcatgactgtaatcccagcactttgggaagctgaggcgggcggatcacgaagtcaggaatttgagactagcctggccaacatggtgaaaccccatctctactaaaaatacaaaacttagctgggcgaggtggcgggtgcctgtaatcccagcttctcgggaggctgaggcaggaggattgtttgcaCCCAGCAgacagagattgtagtgagccgagattgtgctgttgcattttagcctgggcgacagggtgagactccgtctcaaaaaaaaaaaaaaagggaatccaAGCAGGTTGGGGTTGTTTAGGGACGTTTTTCTAGAGGGAAGTAGCTTTCAGGCTGGACATTGAAAGACAGGTAGGAATTCACAGAGAGAATATGTGTGGCAACTAAAGGCAAAGGGTAGGTATAGGAAGAATGGCATATGACACATTCGAAAGGCAATGAATAGCTGGCTTTCTCAGTATAAGGCATGGATGTAGGTGCTATGGAGGACACTGTATCCTGTTCTCAAGGAGCTTATGGTCTAACTGGGGAGAAGAATCTACAGAAATGATTCCTGAGTTGGTAACAAGGCAAAATAGAAAATGTGATTTGTAGAATGAGAGTAGGCTGTGAGGCCAGGAAGCTAGTTAGGCAGATCATAGATCACCTTGAACACTAGGCTTATACATTTGGACTTTATCTCAAATTCAGTGGAGGAATGTGGGTGTTTCTGAGCAGAAAAGAGACATGATTAAAAATAGTACTTGGTCATCCACTGGAGGAGACTGGATCTCTTCAGGGAGATCCCAACAGGGAATATATAGGCAAAGTGGATTTTCCTCCTTTGGGTCTCAAAGCAAGCCCTTCTGTGCCGCCTCAGTTAGAACATCTGGTTGGGCTTTTAACTAGTATGGTTTCTTTGCAGCCAAAAAGGAGTGTCCTCCTCCGGCTCCTGCTGACAGCTTGGCTGTAGGAAACTCAGGGTAAGTATGGAGATGTGAGCGAGTTACCCTACAGCTGTTGGTCAGCAGCCGGCTGACACTCCAGGACCATCAACTGGATGCGTCTGTTGCAGGGACGTTGTAGTCAGCTCTAGAGTCTTTCCCTGTTTCCCCACCCCTAACACTGCCCATCACTACTGGGCAGTATCTTGGGTGGTGAGGTGAGGACGGGCATGTTCACTGCCCTCCAGCTGATTCCAATCAGGGGTTCCAAATGTCCTGGAGGTGCCTTTTATCTCCTGGCAAGTCATGCCTTTGgggatttctttccttcatttaataACACTTTAAGTTCACTCAGTGCTGGTAATGTTGTAACTTAAAGTGGAGGAAGATATTAATGGCTAGGACTCATTTTTCATGTTCATGGTCCTCCATCCTGTTCTGCCAAGCATGTTCCCCTCCACATTGATTTCAGGTTGGTTTGAGCTGGGCAGGTGAGACTCCTGATGTGAAGGAAGTGGTGGGTATTCAAGGTCATGGCCAGCCTGCCTCTTGGAATTGGGCAGGGCTGAGTTGAGACCCAATCTGTAGTTCAGTCAATAAGACCCTTTTGTGCAGGAAGAAGATGATGGGGGCAGTTTGTGCATCCCATTCTTCTCTGCACCCACCCCCTCCCGTTGATTTGTGAGAAAGGCAAATGTACAAGATGTTGAGGAGGCAATGAATCAGGCTTTCCCTTTTCCCCCCCGCCAGCGGCGTTGACATTCCCCAGGAGAAGAGGCCCCTAGACCGGTTACAAGCCCCAGAACTGGCCAACGTGGCAGGTGGGTTCAGGGTGGGGAATTCTGCCTGTGATTAGTCTTTGCGGCAACAGTTGCTGAGCCTACTCCAAATCAATTGTGTGTAGGCATTAAGGATATAGAgatctggctgggcgcggtggctcaagcctgtaatcccagcactttgggaggccgagacgggcggatcacgaggtcaggagatcgagaccatcctggctaacatggtgaaaccccgtctctactaaaaaatacaaaaaactagccgggcgaggtggcgggcgcctgtagtcccagctactcgggaggctgaggcaggagaatggtctaaacccgggaggcggagcttgcagtgagctgagatccggccactgcaccccagcctgggcgacagagcaagactctgtctccaaaaaaaaaaaaaaaaaaggatatagaGATCTGATCTCCAGCCTTGAGGTACTCACAGTCTAGAGGGCAGATgtgtaaacaaatgagcatgttGAGTATCAGGTGCTATGTTACAGCctatgggccgggcacagtggctcgcgcctgtaatcccagcactttgggaggccgaggcaggtggatcacttgaggtcaggagtttgagaccagcctggcccacacggtgaaaccctatctttatttaaaaaatacaaaaattagttgggcgtggtggtacacgcctgtagtcccagctacttaggaggctgaggcaggagaatcacttaaatccaggaggcggagtttgcagtgagctaagattgtgccgctgcgctccagcctgggcgacagagcaagactccatctcaaaaaaaaaaaaaaaaaaggctgggcgcggtgactcacgcctgtaatcccagcactttgggaggctgaggcgggcggatcacgtggtcaggagattgagaccatcctggctaacacagtgaaaccccatctctactaaaaatacaaaaaaattagctgggcgtgatggtgggtgcctgtaggcccagctacttggaaggctgaggcaggagaatggcgtgaactcgggaggcggagcttgcagtgagccaagttcgcaccagtgccctccagcctgggcgacagagcgagactgtctcagaagaaaaaaaaaaaggccgggtgtggtggttcacgcctttaatcccagcagtttgggaggctgaggcaggtggatcacgaggtcaggagattgagaccatcctggctaacacagtgaaacccggtgtccgctaaaaatacaaaaaattagctgggcgtggtggtaggtacctgtagtcccagctacttgggaggctgaggcagaagaatggcatgaacccaggaggcggagcttgcagtgagctaagatggcgccactgcactccagcctgggtgacagagcgagactccgtcccaccaaaaaaaaaaaaaaaaaaaaacatatggaTTACAGTGAGATGTGAAGAGGGACAGTCAGGGTAGGGTTATATAGAAACTAATATCCTAAGCTGAGGCTTGAGAAACTATCAATCAGGTGGTAGATTTAGGGGAGAGGACATTCTAGGAAGACGGAGCAGCTTGAAtgaactgaagaaacaaaaccagCCAGGTATGTTTTGGGGAATTGTGAGTGGCTTGGTTTAGCTGGAGTGTAGTAGCTGATCAGGGCAGTGGGCAGAGGTAAAGCAAGAGATAAAATTGGAGTGGTAAATAGGTCAGATTATAGGGACCTCAAATGCCATATTAAGCTCTTTGGACTTTATCCTATGCATTGAAGAAACTTTACCAGATTGGTTTTTGGGTGCTCCATCTAGCAGGAATATAGAAGACAGGTGGATGACTCTGAAACTGGAAGTGGGGAGACCATCAGAATATGACTACATGAGTAGGCAAGATGCAGCCTAGAAGTCAGGCAGTACTGGGTGGAGGGGGCGGATCTGAGAATGGAGAGCTAGACTGTAGGACCTGCCCGCCAGCTAGGTCTGGGTAGTGAGAGGATGAGGGCTTTAGGAAGACCCTAGCTGGCTGGATTTCTCTTGCTGGTTCCCAAGTTGGGGAACATGGGGAAGGAACAGTTGAAGCAGTGGGAGAAGTTGGGCTGCTTACCTTGCTTGGTGTACTTTGTGAGATGAGGTGGGGGTCTCTGGAGGCTATATACACAGTATTTGGAAGTGTAGAATCGGATCTCACCCTGCTatctccatcctccctccccaccacaggGCTCACCCCTCCAGCTACCCCTCCCCACCAGTTATGGAAGCCCCTGGCTGCTGTCTCACTGCTGGCCAAAGCCAAATCTCCTAAGTCCACCGCCCAGGAGGGAACCCTGAAGCCTGAAGGAGTTACGGAGGCCAAACATCCAGCTGCAGTTCGCCTCCAAGAAGGGGTCCATGGCCCTAGTCGAGTCCATGTGGGCTCTGGGGACCATGACTATTGTGTCCGGAGCAGGACTCCCCCAAAAAAGATGCCTGCCCTAGTCATTCCAGAGGTGGGCTCCCGATGGAATGTCAAGCGCCATCAGGAC encodes the following:
- the PPRC1 gene encoding peroxisome proliferator-activated receptor gamma coactivator-related protein 1 isoform X7 yields the protein MAARRGRRDGVAPPPSGGPGPDPGGGARGSGWGSRSQAPYGTLGAVSGGEQVLLHEEGGDSGFVSLSRLGPSLRDKDLEMEELMLQDETLLGTMQSYMDASLISLIEDFGSLGESRLSLEDQNEVSLLTALTEILDNADSENLSPFDSIPDSELLVSPREGSSLHKLLTLSRTPPERDLITPVDPLGPSTGSSRGSGVEMSLPDPPWDFSPPSFLETSSPKLPSWRPPRSRPRWGQSPPPQQRSDGEEEEEVASFSGQILAGELDNCVSSTPDFPMHLACPEEEDKATAAETAVPAAGDESISSLSELVRAMHPYCLPNLTQLASLEAELQEQPDDLTLPEGCVVLEIVGQAATAGDDLEIPVVVRQVSPGPQPVLLDDSLETSSALQLLMPTLESETEAAVPRITLCSEKKGLSLNSEEKLDSACLLKPREVMEPVVPKEPQNPPANAAPGSQRARKGRKKKSKEQPAACVEGYARRLRSSSRGQSAVGTEVTAQVDNLQKQPQEELQRESGPLQGKGKPRAWARAWAAALENSSPKNLERSAGQCSPAKEGPLDLYPKLTDTIQANPVPTHLSLVNSAQASPMPVDSVEADPTAVGSVLAGPVPVDPGLVDLASTSSELVEPLPAGPVLINPVLADSAAVDPAVVPISDNLPPVDAVPSGPAPVDLALVDPVPNDLTAVDPVLVKSRPTDPRRAAVSSALGGPAPQLLLESESLDPPKTIIPEVKEVVDSLKIESGTSATTHEARPRPLSLSEYRRRRQQRQAETEERSPQPPTGKWPSLPETPTGLADIPCLVIPPAPAKKTALQRSPEAPPETCLVPVGPSPASPGPEPPVSKSVASALTEQVPSQEMPLLARPSSPVQSVSPVVPTPPAMPTALSFPAGGLGIPPSLPPPPLQPPSLPVSMGPVLPDPFTHYAPMPPWPCYPPVSPSGYPCLPPPPTVPLVSGTPGAYAMPPTCNVPWAPPPAPVSPYSSTCTYGSLGWGPGPQHAPFWSTVPPPPLPPASVGRAVPQAKMESRGTPAGPPENVLPVSMTPPLSGLPGHGAPQIEPTKVEVKPVLASPHPKHKVSALVQSPRLKAPAAPACVSAEGVTVEEPASEGLKPETQETRPREKPPLPATKAVPTPRQSTVSKLPAVHPARLRKLSFLPTPHTQGSEDVVQAFISEIGIEASDLSSLLEQFEKSEAKKECPPPAPADSLAVGNSGSSCSSSGRSRRCSSSSSSSSSSSSSSSSSSSSRSRSRSPSPRRRSDRRRRYSSYRSHDHYQRQRVLQKERAIEERRVVFIGKIPGRMTRSELKQRFSVFGEIEECTIHFRVQGDNYGFVTYRYAEEAFAAIESGHKLRQADEQPFDLCFGGRRQFCKRSYSDLDSNREDFDPAPVKSKFDSLDFDTLLKQAQKNLRR
- the PPRC1 gene encoding peroxisome proliferator-activated receptor gamma coactivator-related protein 1 isoform X2 — its product is MAARRGRRDGVAPPPSGGPGPDPGGGARGSGWGSRSQAPYGTLGAVSGGEQVLLHEEGGDSGFVSLSRLGPSLRDKDLEMEELMLQDETLLGTMQSYMDASLISLIEDFGSLGESRLSLEDQNEVSLLTALTEILDNADSENLSPFDSIPDSELLVSPREGSSLHKLLTLSRTPPERDLITPVDPLGPSTGSSRGSGVEMSLPDPPWDFSPPSFLETSSPKLPSWRPPRSRPRWGQSPPPQQRSDGEEEEEVASFSGQILAGELDNCVSSTPDFPMHLACPEEEDKATAAETAVPAAGDESISSLSELVRAMHPYCLPNLTQLASLEAELQEQPDDLTLPEGCVVLEIVGQAATAGDDLEIPVVVRQVSPGPQPVLLDDSLETSSALQLLMPTLESETEAAVPRITLCSEKKGLSLNSEEKLDSACLLKPREVMEPVVPKEPQNPPANAAPGSQRARKGRKKKSKEQPAACVEGYARRLRSSSRGQSAVGTEVTAQVDNLQKQPQEELQRESGPLQGKGKPRAWARAWAAALENSSPKNLERSAGQCSPAKEGPLDLYPKLTDTIQANPVPTHLSLVNSAQASPMPVDSVEADPTAVGSVLAGPVPVDPGLVDLASTSSELVEPLPAGPVLINPVLADSAAVDPAVVPISDNLPPVDAVPSGPAPVDLALVDPVPNDLTAVDPVLVKSRPTDPRRAAVSSALGGPAPQLLLESESLDPPKTIIPEVKEVVDSLKIESGTSATTHEARPRPLSLSEYRRRRQQRQAETEERSPQPPTGKWPSLPETPTGLADIPCLVIPPAPAKKTALQRSPEAPPETCLVPVGPSPASPGPEPPVSKSVASALTEQVPSQEMPLLARPSSPVQSVSPVVPTPPAMPTALSFPAGGLGIPPSLPPPPLQPPSLPVSMGPVLPDPFTHYAPMPPWPCYPPVSPSGYPCLPPPPTVPLVSGTPGAYAMPPTCNVPWAPPPAPVSPYSSTCTYGSLGWGPGPQHAPFWSTVPPPPLPPASVGRAVPQAKMESRGTPAGPPENVLPVSMTPPLSGLPGHGAPQIEPTKVEVKPVLASPHPKHKVSALVQSPRLKAPAAPACVSAEGVTVEEPASEGLKPETQETRPREKPPLPATKAVPTPRQSTVSKLPAVHPARLRKLSFLPTPHTQGSEDVVQAFISEIGIEASDLSSLLEQFEKSEAKKECPPPAPADSLAVGNSGGVDIPQEKRPLDRLQAPELANVAGLTPPATPPHQLWKPLAAVSLLAKAKSPKSTAQEGTLKPEGVTEAKHPAAVRLQEGVHGPSRVHVGSGDHDYCVRSRTPPKKMPALVIPEVGSRWNVKRHQDITIKPVLSLGPAAPPPPCIAASREPLDHRTSSEQADPSAPCLAPSSLLSPEASPCRNDMNTRTPPEPSAKQRSMRCYRKACRSASPSSQGWQGRRGRNSRSVSSGSIRTSEASSSSSSSSSSSSRSRSRSLSPPHKRWRRSSCSSSGRSRRCSSSSSSSSSSSSSSSSSSSSRSRSRSPSPRRRSDRRRRSYRSHDHYQRQRVLQKERAIEERRVVFIGKIPGRMTRSELKQRFSVFGEIEECTIHFRVQGDNYGFVTYRYAEEAFAAIESGHKLRQADEQPFDLCFGGRRQFCKRSYSDLDSNREDFDPAPVKSKFDSLDFDTLLKQAQKNLRR